One window of Sphingomonas sp. KC8 genomic DNA carries:
- the lipB gene encoding lipoyl(octanoyl) transferase LipB, translated as MDATTAPVDWLVSPGLTPYPAALEAMQARAAAIGAGEAREQIWLVEHPPLYTAGTSADPAELLTGDRFPVFRAGRGGRYTYHGPGQRVGYVMINLGERGRDVRRFVHQLEGWLIDTLGDFGVSARRAEGRVGIWVDDREGREAKIGAIGVRVTRWVTFHGFAINIDPDLSHFGGIVPCGIAEYPVTSLADLGKTMEMQDFDRALHARLDMFLDALPQGCNRA; from the coding sequence ATGGATGCCACAACTGCCCCGGTCGACTGGCTCGTCTCGCCCGGCCTGACCCCCTACCCCGCCGCGCTGGAGGCCATGCAGGCCCGCGCCGCCGCAATCGGCGCGGGCGAAGCCCGCGAACAGATCTGGCTGGTCGAACATCCCCCGCTCTACACCGCCGGCACGAGCGCAGACCCGGCCGAGTTGTTGACTGGCGACCGTTTCCCCGTATTCCGTGCCGGACGCGGGGGCCGTTATACCTATCACGGCCCCGGCCAGCGCGTCGGCTATGTGATGATCAACCTGGGCGAACGCGGCCGCGACGTGCGGCGTTTCGTTCATCAGCTGGAAGGCTGGCTGATCGACACGCTAGGCGATTTCGGCGTGAGCGCACGGCGCGCCGAAGGCCGCGTCGGCATCTGGGTCGACGACCGTGAGGGCCGGGAGGCCAAGATCGGCGCAATCGGCGTTCGCGTCACCCGGTGGGTGACCTTCCACGGTTTTGCGATCAACATTGATCCCGATCTTTCCCATTTTGGCGGAATCGTTCCATGCGGCATCGCGGAATATCCCGTCACCAGCCTGGCCGACCTTGGCAAGACAATGGAAATGCAGGATTTTGACAGGGCACTGCACGCCCGCCTCGACATGTTTCTTGACGCACTGCCGCAAGGCTGCAACCGCGCTTGA
- the queE gene encoding 7-carboxy-7-deazaguanine synthase — protein MSYAVKEIFLTLQGEGRQAGRRAVFLRMSGCNLWTGREQDRASAECQFCDTDFVGMDGDNGGRYRDAELLAGKVADLWSDGLSGDEGRRFVVITGGEPLLQVDSALIDALHARGFEIAVETNGTIAAPAGIDWICVSPKAGTEIVQRSGNELKLVWPQPGNDYRAMEAWDFPNFLVSPMDGPDLAGSTAAAIDFVLAHPRWRLSAQTHKLIGVR, from the coding sequence ATGAGTTACGCGGTCAAGGAAATCTTTCTCACGCTGCAGGGCGAAGGGCGGCAGGCGGGGCGGCGCGCGGTGTTCCTGCGGATGTCGGGCTGTAATTTGTGGACGGGCCGGGAACAGGATCGGGCCAGTGCCGAATGCCAGTTCTGCGATACCGATTTCGTCGGCATGGATGGCGACAATGGCGGCCGTTATCGCGATGCGGAGCTGTTGGCTGGCAAGGTGGCCGATCTCTGGTCGGATGGCCTCTCGGGGGATGAGGGGCGGCGCTTCGTCGTCATCACCGGGGGCGAACCGCTGTTACAGGTCGATAGCGCGCTGATCGATGCGCTGCACGCGCGTGGGTTCGAGATCGCGGTGGAAACCAATGGCACCATCGCGGCTCCGGCCGGGATCGACTGGATTTGCGTCAGCCCCAAAGCCGGCACCGAAATCGTCCAGCGTTCCGGCAATGAACTCAAGCTTGTCTGGCCACAGCCCGGCAATGACTATCGCGCGATGGAAGCGTGGGACTTCCCCAATTTTCTGGTTTCGCCGATGGATGGGCCGGATCTTGCGGGATCGACCGCCGCTGCGATCGATTTCGTCCTGGCCCATCCGCGTTGGCGGCTATCCGCCCAAACGCACAAGTTGATCGGCGTTCGCTGA
- the queC gene encoding 7-cyano-7-deazaguanine synthase QueC, whose amino-acid sequence MNDNVNRGAPGAVVLLSGGLDSMVAGGIAREHGFAINALTINYNQRHIVELAASKRIAAMLGAARHITLPIDLSLFGGSALTDAIDVPKTGVEEDGIPVTYVPARNTIFLSLALGWAEACGARDIFLGVNALDYSGYPDCRPDFVAAFQALADIATKAGVEGRGFTIHSPLLHMTKADIAQEAVRLGLDAGQSWSCYDPAPGDLHCGLCDSCRLRQHGYAEAGIPDPTSYAARP is encoded by the coding sequence ATGAACGACAATGTGAACCGGGGCGCCCCCGGTGCGGTGGTGCTGCTTTCGGGCGGCCTTGATTCGATGGTGGCCGGCGGTATTGCCCGCGAACATGGTTTTGCGATCAACGCGCTCACCATCAATTATAACCAGCGGCACATCGTGGAACTGGCGGCGTCGAAGCGGATCGCGGCGATGCTGGGTGCGGCGCGCCACATCACCCTGCCGATCGATTTGTCGCTGTTCGGCGGATCGGCGCTGACCGATGCGATCGACGTGCCCAAGACGGGGGTGGAGGAAGACGGAATCCCCGTCACCTATGTTCCGGCGCGCAACACCATCTTCCTGTCGCTGGCGCTCGGCTGGGCTGAAGCCTGCGGCGCACGGGACATCTTTCTCGGCGTCAACGCGCTCGATTATTCGGGTTATCCCGATTGCCGGCCAGATTTCGTGGCGGCGTTCCAGGCGCTGGCCGATATCGCTACCAAGGCGGGGGTCGAGGGCCGCGGCTTCACCATCCACAGCCCGCTGCTGCACATGACCAAGGCGGATATCGCGCAAGAAGCGGTCCGCCTTGGCCTTGATGCGGGGCAAAGCTGGTCCTGCTATGATCCCGCACCTGGCGATCTTCATTGCGGCCTGTGCGATAGCTGCCGGTTGCGCCAGCATGGTTATGCCGAAGCGGGCATTCCCGACCCGACATCCTATGCGGCGCGGCCATGA
- a CDS encoding DUF3617 domain-containing protein, producing the protein MLVIGMAGVAEAQPVQQALVATDALQPGLWRLQVEGETSRNMCVADAGALIQLRHAGTPCSRLVIANQKSVATVHYSCPGAGWGRTTVKVVTPRAVTIETQGIADNAPFQFSAAGHRIGDCAQKSASLNHRDIGR; encoded by the coding sequence ATGCTTGTGATCGGTATGGCTGGCGTGGCCGAAGCTCAGCCTGTTCAACAGGCGTTGGTGGCCACGGATGCGCTGCAACCCGGGCTGTGGCGCCTTCAGGTGGAAGGGGAGACGTCACGCAATATGTGTGTGGCGGATGCTGGCGCGCTGATCCAGCTGCGCCATGCGGGCACCCCTTGCAGCCGGCTGGTTATTGCCAATCAGAAAAGCGTCGCCACGGTGCATTATAGCTGTCCGGGGGCTGGCTGGGGGCGGACGACGGTAAAGGTGGTTACCCCGCGCGCCGTGACCATCGAAACCCAGGGCATTGCGGACAACGCGCCTTTCCAGTTTTCGGCGGCCGGACATCGCATTGGCGATTGCGCCCAGAAAAGCGCCAGCCTGAACCATCGCGATATCGGCCGTTAA
- the hslO gene encoding Hsp33 family molecular chaperone HslO, whose amino-acid sequence MASFSNGNGEALVVGHVDQALGFTIPARHARGRIVRLGPLLDGVLASHGYPPAIGRLLAEALTLTALLGSTLKDAGGQLTIQAQTEGGVVDLLVCDYRGGEMRGYVRHDAERLAEMPADPSLFALFGRGYLAITFDQAASGERYQGIVPLEGGSLAGAAEAYFTQSEQLPSLVRLATVDNGLAGHVAGGLLIQHLPEGEEGGQRLHVREVHEEWDHVAALGGTIRDAELTDPSLALDQIAWRLFHEEDEVRTLPLVRLVRNCRCNADHIRSVIARFPAEERAEMAESDGAIHVDCEFCSRRYSFPLVDFAD is encoded by the coding sequence ATGGCGAGCTTCAGTAACGGAAACGGCGAGGCGCTCGTCGTCGGGCATGTCGATCAGGCATTGGGTTTTACCATTCCTGCGCGCCATGCACGCGGGCGGATCGTGCGGCTCGGGCCGTTGCTGGATGGCGTGCTGGCATCGCATGGCTATCCCCCGGCGATCGGCCGCCTGCTGGCCGAAGCGCTGACGCTGACCGCGTTGCTGGGGTCGACGCTGAAGGATGCCGGCGGGCAACTTACCATTCAGGCGCAGACCGAAGGCGGCGTCGTCGATCTGCTGGTCTGCGACTATCGTGGCGGCGAAATGCGCGGCTATGTCCGCCATGATGCCGAACGGCTGGCCGAAATGCCGGCGGATCCATCGCTTTTTGCGCTGTTCGGGCGCGGCTATCTTGCGATCACCTTCGATCAGGCGGCCAGCGGCGAACGCTATCAGGGGATCGTCCCGCTGGAAGGCGGGTCGCTCGCCGGTGCGGCCGAGGCCTATTTTACGCAGTCGGAACAACTGCCCAGCCTCGTTCGGTTGGCGACGGTCGACAACGGCCTTGCCGGCCACGTCGCCGGTGGCCTCCTCATTCAGCATCTGCCGGAAGGGGAAGAGGGTGGCCAGCGGCTGCATGTGCGCGAAGTGCATGAAGAATGGGATCATGTCGCCGCCCTTGGCGGCACGATCCGCGATGCGGAACTGACGGATCCTTCGCTGGCGCTCGATCAGATCGCGTGGCGCCTGTTCCACGAAGAAGATGAGGTGCGCACGCTTCCGCTCGTCCGGCTGGTCCGCAATTGCCGCTGTAATGCGGATCATATCCGTTCGGTGATCGCCCGCTTCCCGGCGGAGGAGCGCGCGGAGATGGCCGAATCGGATGGCGCGATTCATGTGGACTGCGAGTTCTGTTCGCGGCGCTACAGCTTCCCGCTGGTCGATTTCGCGGACTGA
- the argF gene encoding ornithine carbamoyltransferase, with product MSRHFLDLADAGGDAIAAMLNDAIDRKDARAGLPKGAVDPDAPLAGRTLAMIFEKNSTRTRVSFDMAMRQLGGTTIVMDAGSMQLGRGETVADTARVLSRFVDAIMIRTDDHAKLIEMAEHATVPVINGLTDHSHPCQIMADMLTVIERRKALAGTRWAWLGDGNNVLHSIIEAGSLLGFDVRVGCPAGYEPSVEVLEAALKRGTNVPILRDPVAAVQDADVVVTDTWISMGQDHAEEKLAAMAPYQVNAALMAAAKPDAVFLHCLPAHRGEEATDEVLDGPNSAIWDEAENRLHAQKSVLLWCFGKLG from the coding sequence ATGAGCCGGCATTTCCTCGACCTCGCCGATGCCGGCGGGGATGCGATCGCGGCGATGCTGAACGATGCGATCGATCGCAAGGATGCGCGGGCCGGCTTGCCCAAGGGCGCGGTGGACCCCGATGCGCCGCTGGCCGGCCGCACGCTGGCGATGATCTTCGAGAAGAACTCGACCCGCACCCGCGTTTCGTTCGACATGGCGATGCGCCAACTGGGCGGCACGACGATCGTGATGGATGCGGGTTCGATGCAGCTTGGCCGGGGCGAAACCGTCGCCGATACGGCGCGCGTGCTGTCGCGCTTCGTCGATGCGATCATGATCCGCACCGATGATCATGCCAAGCTGATCGAAATGGCCGAACATGCCACGGTTCCGGTCATCAACGGCCTCACCGATCACAGCCACCCCTGCCAGATCATGGCGGACATGCTGACGGTGATCGAACGCCGCAAGGCGCTGGCCGGCACGCGCTGGGCGTGGCTGGGGGATGGCAACAACGTCCTTCATTCGATCATCGAAGCCGGCAGCCTGCTGGGTTTCGACGTTCGCGTCGGCTGCCCTGCCGGTTACGAACCGTCGGTAGAGGTGCTGGAAGCGGCGCTGAAGCGCGGCACCAACGTCCCGATCCTGCGCGATCCAGTGGCAGCGGTGCAGGATGCCGATGTCGTCGTCACCGATACCTGGATTTCGATGGGCCAGGATCATGCCGAGGAAAAGCTGGCGGCGATGGCGCCCTATCAGGTGAATGCGGCGCTGATGGCGGCAGCAAAGCCGGATGCGGTGTTCCTCCACTGCCTGCCCGCCCATCGCGGCGAAGAAGCGACCGACGAGGTGCTCGACGGTCCCAATTCCGCGATCTGGGACGAAGCGGAAAACCGGCTGCACGCGCAGAAATCGGTGCTGTTATGGTGCTTCGGCAAACTCGGCTGA
- a CDS encoding aspartate aminotransferase family protein: protein MAITPLMPVYPRCGVRPVRGEGCHLIGERGERYLDFAAGIAVNALGHGHPHLTRAIQEQAATLMHVSNLYGSPQGEALAQRIVDNSFADTVFFTNSGVEAIECAIKTARRYHYANGNPQRHKLITFKNAFHGRSLGAISATDQPKMRDGFEPLLPGFTYVAFNDLAGALAAIDDETAGFLVETVQGEGGMTAGTPEFIQGLRKACDEHGLLLILDEIQCGYGRTGKMWAYEHYGITPDILTAAKGIGGGFPLGACLATEEAAKGMVVGTHGSTYGGNPLGMAAGQAILDVMLEPGFLDHVTKMGERLRAAFEQLIPNHDHLFEEIRGKGLMLGIKMKEPAVSRDFVAHLRDNHGLLTVAAGENVFRVLPPLVIGEEHIAECIEKLSAGARSYTPPAAA, encoded by the coding sequence ATGGCGATCACCCCACTCATGCCTGTCTACCCGCGGTGCGGCGTGCGGCCGGTGCGAGGCGAAGGGTGCCATCTGATCGGCGAGCGTGGCGAGCGCTATCTGGATTTCGCCGCTGGCATCGCCGTCAACGCGCTCGGCCACGGCCATCCGCATCTGACCCGGGCGATCCAGGAACAGGCGGCGACGCTGATGCACGTCTCCAACCTTTATGGCAGCCCGCAGGGCGAGGCGCTGGCGCAGCGCATCGTCGACAACAGCTTTGCCGACACGGTGTTCTTCACCAATTCGGGTGTCGAGGCGATCGAGTGCGCGATCAAGACCGCGCGTCGCTATCATTATGCCAATGGCAATCCGCAGCGGCACAAGCTGATCACGTTCAAGAACGCCTTCCATGGCCGTTCGCTCGGTGCGATCAGTGCGACCGATCAGCCCAAGATGCGCGATGGCTTCGAACCGCTGTTGCCTGGCTTCACCTATGTGGCGTTCAACGATCTTGCCGGCGCGCTGGCCGCGATCGATGACGAGACCGCCGGTTTCCTCGTCGAAACCGTGCAGGGCGAAGGCGGGATGACGGCGGGCACGCCGGAGTTCATCCAGGGGCTGCGCAAGGCGTGCGACGAACATGGCCTGCTGCTGATCCTCGATGAAATCCAGTGCGGCTATGGCCGCACCGGCAAGATGTGGGCCTATGAACATTATGGCATCACGCCGGACATTCTGACGGCGGCCAAGGGCATTGGCGGCGGCTTCCCGCTTGGCGCATGCCTTGCGACCGAAGAAGCGGCCAAGGGCATGGTGGTCGGCACCCACGGCTCCACTTATGGTGGCAACCCACTGGGGATGGCGGCGGGGCAGGCGATCCTCGATGTGATGCTGGAGCCGGGCTTTCTGGATCATGTCACCAAGATGGGCGAACGCCTGCGCGCAGCCTTCGAACAACTGATACCCAACCATGATCACCTGTTCGAAGAAATCCGGGGCAAGGGGCTGATGCTGGGCATCAAGATGAAGGAACCGGCGGTAAGCCGCGATTTCGTGGCGCATCTGCGGGACAATCACGGTCTGCTGACGGTGGCGGCCGGCGAAAACGTCTTCCGCGTGCTGCCGCCGCTGGTGATCGGCGAAGAGCATATCGCCGAATGCATTGAAAAGCTGTCGGCAGGCGCGCGGAGCTACACTCCGCCGGCGGCCGCATGA
- a CDS encoding ABC transporter permease — MTDQPENFVRTAPGVPVIPFVNWGGLRALYVKEVRRFFKVQLQTIWAPAITTLLFLVIFTVALGGGGRMVMGIHFANFIAPGLIVMGMMQNAFANSSFSLLVGKIQGTIIDYLMPPLSSGEVLVALVAASMTRAVLVGLAVWLAMCFWPGVEVIPQHFWAVVWFGLMGSALLSFLGVLTSIWAEKFDHAAAVTNFVIQPLSLLSGTFYSVEALAPAFQTISHANPFFYVISGFRYGFIGIADSPILIGAVTLLVVNIVLGAVCYALLEKGWKLKN; from the coding sequence ATGACCGACCAGCCCGAAAACTTCGTGCGCACCGCCCCCGGCGTGCCGGTGATCCCGTTCGTCAATTGGGGAGGATTACGCGCGCTCTATGTGAAGGAGGTGAGGCGTTTCTTCAAGGTCCAGCTCCAGACGATCTGGGCGCCGGCGATTACGACGCTGCTTTTTCTCGTAATCTTCACGGTTGCGCTGGGCGGTGGCGGGCGAATGGTGATGGGAATCCACTTCGCCAATTTCATCGCGCCGGGCCTGATCGTGATGGGCATGATGCAGAACGCGTTTGCCAATTCCAGTTTCTCGCTGCTTGTCGGCAAGATCCAGGGCACGATCATCGATTATCTGATGCCGCCCTTGTCGTCGGGTGAAGTGCTGGTCGCGCTGGTCGCGGCCTCGATGACGCGGGCAGTGCTCGTCGGTCTCGCGGTGTGGCTGGCGATGTGCTTCTGGCCGGGGGTCGAAGTGATTCCGCAGCATTTCTGGGCGGTCGTCTGGTTCGGCCTGATGGGATCGGCGCTCTTGTCCTTCCTCGGCGTGCTCACGTCGATCTGGGCCGAAAAGTTCGATCATGCCGCCGCCGTCACCAATTTCGTCATCCAGCCATTGTCGCTGCTGTCGGGCACCTTCTATTCGGTCGAGGCGCTGGCCCCGGCCTTTCAGACGATCAGCCATGCCAACCCGTTTTTCTATGTGATTTCGGGTTTCCGCTACGGGTTCATCGGCATCGCCGATTCCCCCATCCTGATCGGCGCCGTCACGCTGCTGGTGGTGAATATCGTGCTGGGCGCGGTCTGTTACGCGCTGCTGGAAAAGGGCTGGAAGCTCAAGAATTGA
- a CDS encoding GcrA family cell cycle regulator, translating into MAWTDERIDQLKRLWEAGNTASQIAEELGGVSRNAVIGKAHRLGLQSRPSPVRGGSNSDADAAPKAAATRPEPAAAAAPAPTPAPAPVAAPPTPAPAPAAPVARPVAATPPAAPAAAPAPAPAATPQQPIYRSIGPGGFQRQSPGEQQPPATPAPPRRLVPAKPSAEMAGKTSLLDLNDRICKWPLGHPGEPDFHFCGQPINPGFPYCLDHCSVAYQAQLPRRDRRPPPPMPYGGPRVR; encoded by the coding sequence ATGGCCTGGACGGACGAACGGATCGATCAGCTCAAGCGCCTCTGGGAGGCGGGTAACACCGCAAGCCAGATCGCTGAGGAACTGGGCGGCGTCAGCCGCAACGCGGTAATCGGCAAGGCGCACCGCCTTGGCCTGCAATCGCGCCCGTCGCCGGTGCGCGGCGGTAGCAACAGCGATGCGGACGCAGCACCAAAAGCGGCTGCCACCCGCCCCGAGCCAGCAGCGGCTGCAGCGCCTGCGCCAACCCCGGCACCAGCACCCGTGGCAGCACCCCCGACGCCAGCGCCGGCACCGGCGGCCCCCGTCGCGCGCCCTGTCGCCGCAACGCCGCCGGCCGCCCCGGCCGCAGCGCCGGCCCCGGCACCGGCTGCCACACCGCAGCAACCTATTTATCGTTCGATCGGCCCCGGCGGGTTCCAGCGCCAGTCGCCCGGCGAACAGCAGCCACCGGCCACGCCGGCACCGCCGCGCCGGCTGGTTCCGGCCAAGCCATCCGCCGAAATGGCGGGCAAGACCTCGCTGCTCGACCTGAACGATCGCATCTGCAAATGGCCGCTCGGCCATCCGGGCGAGCCGGATTTCCACTTTTGCGGCCAGCCGATCAACCCCGGCTTTCCCTATTGTCTGGATCATTGTTCGGTGGCCTATCAGGCGCAACTGCCGCGCCGTGACCGCCGCCCGCCGCCGCCCATGCCTTATGGCGGCCCGCGCGTTCGCTGA
- the prsR gene encoding PEP-CTERM-box response regulator transcription factor has translation MSQMPEKPKLLIVEDDEGLQRQLRWAYEDYDVIVAGDRTSAIDALRATEPAVVTLDLGLPPDPDGVTEGFATLDEILRLKPDTKVIVASGHGARTSALRAIASGAYDFYQKPVDIDTLGLIVARAFHLHAIERENERLAQAGGSGEMVLGNIITSAPEMLKVARTIERVAGANVSVMLLGASGTGKELLARGLHNASGRARGAFVAINCAAIPENLLEAELFGYEKGAFTGAIKTTEGKIEQAEGGTLFLDEVGDIPLPLQVKLLRFLQERVIERIGSRKSIDVDTRIVCATHQDLEAMIAAGGFREDLYYRLAEIVVRIPTLAERHGDATLLAKHFLGRFAKEMNPAVRGFAPDALAALNGWPWPGNVRELENRMKRAVIMAEGKLLTAADLDLAEDGAELINLKAAREQADRRAIRQALARTEGNISNAAKLLGISRPTLYDLFKQYDLQA, from the coding sequence ATGAGCCAGATGCCCGAAAAACCGAAACTATTGATCGTCGAGGATGATGAAGGGCTGCAGCGTCAGTTGCGTTGGGCCTATGAGGATTATGACGTGATCGTCGCGGGTGATCGCACCAGTGCGATCGATGCGTTGCGCGCGACCGAGCCGGCCGTGGTGACGCTCGATCTCGGCCTGCCGCCTGATCCCGACGGCGTGACCGAAGGTTTCGCCACGCTTGATGAAATTCTGCGGCTGAAGCCGGATACCAAGGTGATCGTCGCGTCCGGGCATGGCGCACGGACCAGCGCGCTGCGCGCGATCGCGTCGGGCGCCTATGATTTCTATCAGAAGCCGGTCGATATCGACACGCTGGGGCTGATCGTCGCGCGCGCGTTCCATCTTCACGCGATCGAACGCGAGAATGAGCGTCTGGCGCAGGCCGGCGGGTCGGGCGAAATGGTGCTGGGCAACATCATCACGTCCGCGCCCGAAATGCTGAAAGTCGCGCGCACGATCGAACGTGTCGCCGGTGCGAACGTGTCGGTGATGCTGTTGGGCGCCAGCGGCACCGGCAAGGAGTTGCTGGCGCGCGGGCTGCACAATGCCAGCGGCCGCGCCAGGGGCGCGTTCGTTGCCATCAATTGCGCGGCGATCCCCGAAAACCTGCTCGAAGCCGAACTGTTCGGGTATGAAAAGGGGGCCTTCACCGGCGCGATCAAAACCACCGAAGGCAAGATCGAGCAGGCCGAAGGCGGCACATTGTTCCTGGATGAAGTGGGCGATATTCCGCTGCCGCTTCAGGTCAAGCTGCTCCGCTTCCTGCAGGAACGGGTGATCGAACGGATCGGCAGCCGCAAATCGATCGATGTCGACACGCGTATCGTCTGCGCCACGCATCAGGATCTGGAGGCGATGATCGCCGCCGGCGGCTTCCGCGAGGATCTATATTATCGGCTGGCGGAAATCGTTGTCCGCATCCCGACCTTGGCCGAACGGCACGGCGATGCGACCTTGCTGGCCAAACATTTCCTTGGCCGATTCGCCAAGGAAATGAACCCGGCCGTGCGTGGTTTCGCCCCGGATGCGCTGGCGGCGCTCAATGGCTGGCCGTGGCCCGGCAATGTGCGCGAACTTGAAAACCGCATGAAGCGGGCGGTGATCATGGCCGAAGGCAAGCTGCTTACCGCGGCCGATCTCGACCTGGCCGAGGACGGGGCCGAGTTGATCAATCTCAAGGCCGCGCGCGAACAGGCGGACCGGCGGGCGATCCGGCAGGCGTTGGCGCGGACCGAGGGTAATATTTCCAACGCGGCCAAGCTGTTGGGGATCAGCCGGCCGACGCTGTACGATCTGTTCAAGCAATATGATTTGCAGGCCTGA
- the prsK gene encoding XrtA/PEP-CTERM system histidine kinase PrsK, with protein MTDAIGVWSHAGAAILFAALAMWQVQRPRGGMQRRTLALAFAMTAAWAVVVVVAGPGTLVARIGETGRNLAWLGFMFGLLRQGTGVETRSTVVILYLVLACVGAGQIVVDVLTGQIAGHARAAEALFFAILLLRMTFAVGALVLVHNLYTAATPDARWGIRLPMIALAAMWAYDLNLYTVAYLSHQWPLSLYVGRGIIMILLTPLFALASRRNARWRMRISRAVTFQSLSLMAIGFYLIAMVIVARGIELIGGDYAQLAQVTVVFGMSIAALVFLPIGRIRAWLKVKIAKHLFQHRYDYRVEWVRFTDTIGRPDQNADPLDERVIQAIADIMESPGGLLLGPDGGGGLTLVAQWNWPTAEVPAVAADAGFIRQVEATGRIIEFDAARRDEDGSGATTPDWILPELRVWAGVPLIHYDQLVGLVLLARPRVDRGLDWEDFDLLRVAGRQVASYLAEARGQEALNESRRFDEFNRRFAFIMHDIKNLVSQLSLLARNAERHADNPDFRADMIATLHSSTAKMNDLLARLSQHNTGRVAEPRPVVLRTIAEAVASARTHQHSVRVDGSADIVASADPHRLDQALGHLVQNAIDVSPPDEPVWLHIERRGLEAVIAVVDRGQGMSAEFVRTRLYKPFASTKSGGFGIGAFEARSLIAAMGGGWKWKAARAPEPDFRSFCQ; from the coding sequence ATGACTGACGCCATCGGCGTCTGGAGCCATGCAGGTGCCGCGATTCTGTTCGCGGCATTGGCGATGTGGCAGGTGCAGCGACCACGCGGCGGTATGCAGCGGCGGACGCTGGCGCTCGCTTTCGCCATGACCGCGGCCTGGGCGGTGGTGGTGGTGGTGGCCGGGCCGGGGACGCTGGTGGCGCGCATCGGGGAAACCGGGCGCAACCTGGCATGGCTGGGCTTCATGTTCGGGCTGTTGCGACAGGGAACCGGCGTGGAAACCCGTTCGACCGTCGTGATCCTCTATCTCGTGCTTGCGTGCGTCGGGGCGGGGCAGATCGTCGTCGATGTCCTGACCGGGCAGATTGCGGGGCATGCCCGCGCCGCCGAAGCCCTGTTTTTCGCTATCCTGCTGTTACGTATGACGTTTGCGGTTGGGGCGCTTGTGCTGGTCCATAACCTGTACACTGCGGCCACGCCCGATGCGCGCTGGGGTATCCGCCTGCCGATGATCGCCCTGGCGGCGATGTGGGCCTATGATCTCAACCTCTATACCGTCGCCTATCTCAGCCACCAATGGCCGCTCAGCCTGTATGTGGGACGCGGGATCATCATGATCCTGCTGACGCCGTTATTTGCCCTGGCCAGCCGCCGCAACGCACGCTGGCGGATGCGCATTTCGCGGGCCGTGACGTTCCAGTCGCTCTCGTTGATGGCGATCGGCTTTTACCTGATCGCGATGGTCATCGTCGCTCGCGGGATCGAATTGATCGGCGGCGATTACGCGCAACTGGCGCAGGTGACGGTGGTGTTCGGCATGTCGATCGCCGCGCTGGTTTTCCTGCCGATCGGCCGCATCCGGGCTTGGCTGAAGGTCAAGATCGCCAAGCATCTGTTCCAGCATCGCTATGATTATCGTGTGGAATGGGTGCGCTTTACCGATACGATCGGCCGGCCGGACCAGAATGCCGACCCGCTGGATGAACGCGTTATCCAGGCGATTGCCGACATCATGGAATCGCCGGGCGGCTTGCTGCTCGGTCCTGATGGCGGCGGCGGGTTGACGCTGGTCGCGCAATGGAACTGGCCGACGGCCGAGGTGCCGGCCGTCGCTGCGGATGCCGGGTTCATTCGCCAGGTGGAAGCGACGGGCCGGATCATCGAATTTGATGCGGCGCGGCGGGACGAGGACGGGTCCGGCGCCACCACGCCCGACTGGATATTGCCCGAATTGCGGGTTTGGGCCGGGGTGCCGCTGATCCATTACGATCAGCTTGTCGGGCTGGTGCTGCTGGCCCGGCCGCGCGTGGATCGCGGGCTGGACTGGGAGGATTTCGATCTGCTGCGCGTCGCCGGCCGGCAGGTGGCTAGCTATCTGGCCGAAGCACGCGGGCAGGAAGCGTTGAACGAGTCGCGCCGGTTTGACGAATTCAACCGGCGCTTTGCCTTCATCATGCATGATATCAAGAATCTGGTGAGCCAGCTCAGCCTGCTTGCCCGCAATGCCGAACGCCATGCCGACAATCCCGATTTCCGGGCGGACATGATTGCGACGCTGCACAGTTCGACCGCCAAGATGAATGATCTGCTGGCGCGGCTGTCGCAGCACAATACCGGGCGGGTGGCGGAACCGCGCCCGGTGGTGTTGCGCACCATCGCCGAAGCCGTCGCCAGCGCCCGGACGCATCAGCATTCCGTGCGGGTCGACGGCAGTGCCGATATCGTCGCGTCGGCCGATCCGCACCGGCTTGATCAGGCGCTGGGCCATCTCGTTCAGAATGCCATCGATGTCAGCCCTCCCGATGAACCGGTGTGGCTGCATATCGAACGGCGCGGGTTGGAAGCGGTGATCGCGGTGGTCGATCGCGGGCAGGGCATGTCGGCCGAATTTGTCCGCACCCGGCTGTACAAGCCGTTCGCCTCCACCAAATCCGGCGGCTTTGGCATTGGCGCATTCGAAGCCCGCAGCCTGATCGCAGCGATGGGGGGCGGCTGGAAGTGGAAAGCCGCGAGGGCGCCGGAACCCGATTTTCGATCGTTCTGCCAGTGA